One region of Ahniella affigens genomic DNA includes:
- a CDS encoding ABC transporter ATP-binding protein has product MSQPLLEAQGIRKSYDGKPVLDGLDLCIMPGALVGLIGRNGAGKSTLLNLAAGLLVPDAGSIRLQGMPPSEATDAVLAELAYVGQNKFTLSDLSAQHYLDFVGSYYPNYRPDVAQSMLKRFEVPGNRAMLSLSPGVRQRIEIVRALSVQPKLMLLDEPLSSVDPVGRRQIISEVLSFAQSHGAAVLLTTHLLNDIERASAEVAVLHRGRIIARDPVRELKARFIRLESSAAERPPFLVHAQFVHPTPEGGWVALLRRKDLPLNLPESIRPLEPVLEELFLDTLP; this is encoded by the coding sequence ATGTCGCAGCCGTTGCTGGAAGCACAGGGAATCAGAAAATCCTATGATGGCAAGCCCGTTCTGGATGGCTTGGACCTTTGCATCATGCCGGGAGCACTAGTCGGGCTGATCGGCCGAAATGGCGCTGGCAAATCGACACTTCTGAACCTCGCTGCTGGATTGCTGGTACCTGATGCCGGCAGCATTCGACTTCAGGGCATGCCGCCGTCGGAAGCGACCGATGCGGTGCTCGCTGAACTGGCGTATGTTGGCCAGAACAAGTTCACGCTGAGCGACCTGAGCGCACAGCACTACCTGGACTTTGTCGGCAGCTACTATCCGAACTATCGACCGGACGTGGCCCAATCGATGTTGAAGCGATTCGAGGTTCCCGGCAATCGGGCGATGCTTAGTCTATCGCCTGGCGTGCGGCAACGGATCGAAATTGTCCGGGCTTTGTCCGTCCAGCCGAAGTTGATGTTGCTGGACGAGCCACTGTCTTCGGTCGACCCCGTCGGACGTCGCCAGATCATCTCCGAAGTGCTCAGCTTTGCGCAGTCGCACGGTGCGGCGGTGCTCCTGACCACGCATCTGCTCAACGACATCGAACGTGCGTCGGCCGAGGTGGCTGTGTTGCATCGCGGCCGGATCATCGCTCGCGATCCGGTTCGTGAATTGAAGGCCCGGTTCATCAGGCTCGAGAGCAGCGCGGCGGAGCGGCCACCGTTCCTCGTGCATGCGCAGTTTGTTCACCCAACGCCAGAAGGCGGCTGGGTTGCATTGCTGCGCAGAAAGGATCTACCGCTCAACTTGCCAGAGTCCATCCGACCGTTAGAGCCGGTGCTAGAAGAGCTGTTTTTGGACACGTTGCCGTGA